Genomic segment of Tissierellales bacterium:
TCACTTTATCATCCTTATATTTGCCCAAATCTATATCTTCATTTATTTCTACTATCTTTCCATCATCTATTACTATGTCTTTAGTCTCTTCATATATATCAGCCATATTTATTAGATTACATCTTTTTATAATCAACACGAGCTTCACCTCCTTTGTTCTCATAAACCACCTGTCCATCTATAATAGTAAGACCTACTTCACTCATGGTATCAAGAGGATCCACATTCCATATTACTATATCAGCATCTTTTCCTACTTCTATACTTCCTACTCTATTATCAATATCCGTTAATCTTGCTGCATTTATAGTAACGCCTTTTAAAGCTGCCTCCCGTGATAGTCCATGTTTTGCAAACAAAGCCAACTGCATAGTTTGACCTTCTATTGGAATTACTGGATGATCTGTCATTATGGCAAAATCTATACCTTCTCCTTCCAATATAGCTGCACTATCCAAGGTTTTATTTTGAGATTCAAACTTTCCTCTTCCTCCTACAGTAGGACCTATTATACATTGTACATTTTTCTTTTTTAATTCATCTACTATTAAATAACCTTCTGTACAATGGTCTATAGTGTATCTTAAATCAAACTCTTCTGCTACTCTAATGGCTGTTAAAATATCGTCTGCTTGATGGGCATGGATTTTAACTCTCATTCCATCAAATACTCTCATTAAATTATGTAGATCTAAATCATAATCAAATCCATTTGATTTATCTTCATCTTCCTCAAACTCTTTAAATCTTTCATAATATTCCTTAGCTTTAAATAATTCTTCCCTCATAATAGCAGCATTCATCATACGAGTAGAGGGAGCTTTATTTCTTCTGCCATAATTCATTTTAGGATTTTCCCCTAAAGCCATCTTCATACATACTTCTTTTTCTATAAGAGCCTTGTCCAATATTTTTCCATAGGTTTTCATTGCAGCAAAAGTTCCTCCTATAATATTGGCACTACCTGGCCCAGCTACTACTGTTGTAACTCCATGTCTTATAGCTACATCATAAGCCGCATCCATAGGATCTATTGCATCTATTGCCCTTAATTTTGATGTAACAGGATTTGTAGATTCATTACCATCCATCCCTTCTCTTATTCCAGTTTCATAAACACCCATATGACAATGAGGTTCTATAAAACCAGGGGTTACTAACCTATCCTTGGCATCGATTACCTTTGTATCAGGATAATCTTCAATATTTATTTCCTTTTCAATTCCTCCTATCTTACCTTTCCTGTCAATATAAATATCCCTAATCTCTTCATTAATACCTGCCATATCTATTAATTGACAATTCTTTATAATTAGCATATAATACCTCCTTATTCATTCAGTATATTTTTACGCCTAGGATAAAGTCGAACGTTTCTAATAATATCTATATTATTTTTTCAAAAGCCATTCTTTCACTTTTATCTTCTAAATAAATTATTCCACAATAAATAAACCCATTTTTCTTGAGTAGTTTCTGCATAGCTAAATTTTCTTTATGTGTATCTACCCTGATACTATGAACATCCTTATCTAAACAAACTTCTTCTATATATTCTATAATTAAAGTTGCCAATCCGGCTCTTTTATATCTTGAATCAATAGCCATCCTATGAATAACTGCATATTCATTGTTGCTAATCCATCTGCCATTATAAATGTATTCATAAGTTTTTTCTCCATCAAAAGAAACTGCTACAGTCCCAATTATAATATTATCCTTTAGTAATACATATCCATATTCATTACTAATATCTTTACTAATTATTTCAACATTAGGATAATTATTTTGCCACTGATCAATCCCTTGTTCTTTAAAATAATCTTGTGCTTTTCTTATAATATTCATTATACCATTAATATCTAATCCAACAGCTTTTCGAAACTTCAATATTACAGCTCCCTTCACTGTATTGGGCCCATGATAATCTACCAATTTCTGTACCTAGCTTTCTCATCTCTTTTGCTACTTTTTCTTTAACCATAAAATACCCCCTATTTTAATACTTAGCTCCTTCTAACTGGAGCAAAAATTTTTTAATTGATATTCTATTTCCAGCAAATCCTGTTAAGCTTCCATCTTTACCTATAACTCTGTGGCAGGGTATAATAATAGGTAATTGATTTGCTCTATTGGCCTGTCCCACTGCTCTTACAGCTTTAGGGTTTCCTATAGCCTTTGCAATCTGCAAATAATTCTTAACTTCTCCATAGGGTATGTCTTTGAGAGTATTCCATACTTTTTTTCTAAATTCAGTTCCCTCTATAGATAATGGCAATTGGAATTTTTTTCTTTTTCCTCTAAAATATTCATCTAGTTGTTCTGCTGCTTCTCTACACATTTCTTTATTCCTTTTGATATACTTATTTTGTTCCATATATTTCTGCCAATCTTCTTCAAAAAGAACTATCTTTTTCACTCCTATTTCATCTACTACTATATGAATATGCCCTATAGGTGATTCGTAAACATCATAAGCAATTTCCATAAGGATCTTCCTTCCTTTTAGACTATATAATAAATTGGATAGACCGTGGTCTATCCAATTTAATTATAGCACTTTTTCCAATTTTATTCCTGTTGAGTGTCCATTTAGATCCTGTTTTTCAAAAGTATCATCTTTAATTTTCTCTATAGACACCCCTAAAGTTTCTTTCATTATATAATCTTTATATAAATTAACTGCTTTTTCTATTTCTTCATTTCCATCATAATATATTTTTATATTATCTAACATTTCATAACCGTTATTTTTCCTCATTTGTTGAACTTTTGAAATAAATTCTCTTGCATATCCTTCATTTAATAACTCTTCTGTCAATGTAGTATCTAATATTATAAATATATTATTTTCCATAGCCATATCAAAGCCTTCTTTTGCAGAGGTACTAGTCATTACATAATCTTTTTCTATTTCTATTTCTTCACCATCTAATTCTAATAGTAGTTTCTTACCTGCATCTAATTTTTCTACAGCCTCTTGCGGGTTTATCTCATTTAATACTTTTGCAAAGCTTTTTATTTTAGCTCCTAGTTTAGGTCCAGCAACTGGATAATTTGGTTTTAGTGAATAATCTATATATTTAGTTAGATCTTTTTCAAAAGTAACATTTTTAACATTTAGCTCTTCTTTTATTAAAGGTACTAAATCTTTTATCATTTTTTCATACTTACCATCAACTAGTATTTCACCTAGTGGCTGACGAACCTTAATTTGTGCTCCATCTCTTGAAGCCCTACCTAATTTAACTATCTCTCTGACTAAGTCCATTTTTTCTTCAAGCTTTTCGTCTATTAATCCTGTTTGAACTTTTGGATAATAATCTAAGTGAACTGATAATTCACCAGTTAATTTTCTATAAAGTTCTTCTGCAGTAAATGGCACAAAAGGTGCAATCATTTTACTTAACCCTACTAATATTTCATAAGTTGTATTATATACTGCTTTTTTATCTTTATCTAATTCAGTTGACCAAAAACGTCTTCTTGACCTTCTAATATACCAATTAGACAGGTCTTCTATTACAAAGTTTTGAATGTTTCTAACTGCCTTAGTTAGATCATAGTTTTCCATATCATTTTCAACATTTTTAATTAGATTGTTATATTTTGAAAGAATCCACAAATCAAGTTCTGGTCTTTCATTATATTCTACAAAGAATTCTCTTGGATTTACACCATCTGTATTTGCATATAAACTGAAGAAATTATATACATTTCTTATGGTTCTAAAGAATTTACTTTTTACTTCCTTTAACCCTTCTATGTCAAATCTAGTAGGGACCCAAGGTGGTGATACATATAAGAAATACCATCTTAAAGAATCTGCACCATACTCATCAAATAGTTCAAAGGGATCTACTGTATTACCTCTAGACTTAGACATTTTACTTCCGTGTTTATCTAATATTAAATCATTTACAAGTACTCTTTTATAAGATGATTTTCCTGTTACAAAAGATGATATAGCAAGTAATGAATAGAACCAACCTCTAGTTTGATCTATTCCCTCACATATAAAATCTGCTGGAAATAGTTTTTCAAACTTATCTTTATTTTCAAAAGGATAATGATATTGTGCAAAAGGCATAGCACCACTATCAAACCAAACATCTATTACATCTTCTTCCCGAGTCATAGTGCCATTACATTTTTCACATTTTATATGAACATCATCTACATAAGGCCTGTGTAATTCTATATTTTCATCTATATCTTCTATAGCTTTATCTGCTAATTCCTTTCTAGAACCAACACTCGTTATATGACCACAGTCATCACATCTCCAAATATTTAGAGGAGTTCCCCAATATCTACTTCTAGAAATTGCCCAATCATTTAGATTTTCTAACCAATTTCCAAATCTTTTTTCCCCAACAAAAGGAGGATACCAACCTATACCATTGTTATTTTCTATTAATCTATCCTTAATCTTTGTGATTTCTATATACCAACTAGGT
This window contains:
- a CDS encoding amidohydrolase is translated as MLIIKNCQLIDMAGINEEIRDIYIDRKGKIGGIEKEINIEDYPDTKVIDAKDRLVTPGFIEPHCHMGVYETGIREGMDGNESTNPVTSKLRAIDAIDPMDAAYDVAIRHGVTTVVAGPGSANIIGGTFAAMKTYGKILDKALIEKEVCMKMALGENPKMNYGRRNKAPSTRMMNAAIMREELFKAKEYYERFKEFEEDEDKSNGFDYDLDLHNLMRVFDGMRVKIHAHQADDILTAIRVAEEFDLRYTIDHCTEGYLIVDELKKKNVQCIIGPTVGGRGKFESQNKTLDSAAILEGEGIDFAIMTDHPVIPIEGQTMQLALFAKHGLSREAALKGVTINAARLTDIDNRVGSIEVGKDADIVIWNVDPLDTMSEVGLTIIDGQVVYENKGGEARVDYKKM
- a CDS encoding GNAT family N-acetyltransferase, with the protein product MKFRKAVGLDINGIMNIIRKAQDYFKEQGIDQWQNNYPNVEIISKDISNEYGYVLLKDNIIIGTVAVSFDGEKTYEYIYNGRWISNNEYAVIHRMAIDSRYKRAGLATLIIEYIEEVCLDKDVHSIRVDTHKENLAMQKLLKKNGFIYCGIIYLEDKSERMAFEKII
- a CDS encoding methylated-DNA--[protein]-cysteine S-methyltransferase; protein product: MEIAYDVYESPIGHIHIVVDEIGVKKIVLFEEDWQKYMEQNKYIKRNKEMCREAAEQLDEYFRGKRKKFQLPLSIEGTEFRKKVWNTLKDIPYGEVKNYLQIAKAIGNPKAVRAVGQANRANQLPIIIPCHRVIGKDGSLTGFAGNRISIKKFLLQLEGAKY
- the ileS gene encoding isoleucine--tRNA ligase, translating into MTERMAYEIDLDDPYITLENEYIESVWWILDKFFKEDFIYEGHKILPYCSRCGTGLASHEVAQGYEEIETETITVKFKRKDKDEYFLAWTTTPWTLPSNVVLTVNPEEIYIKIKYNDEIYYVSKVLADDVLGEGEYEVLEEMKGKDLEYIEYEQLIPFMETNKKAFFITLGDYVTTDDGTGIVHSAPAFGEDDYNTGLKYNLPVLNPVDEEGQFMETPWKGKFVMDADPEIVKWLKDNGKLFKKEKLAHNYPHCWRCDTPLLYYAKPSWYIEITKIKDRLIENNNGIGWYPPFVGEKRFGNWLENLNDWAISRSRYWGTPLNIWRCDDCGHITSVGSRKELADKAIEDIDENIELHRPYVDDVHIKCEKCNGTMTREEDVIDVWFDSGAMPFAQYHYPFENKDKFEKLFPADFICEGIDQTRGWFYSLLAISSFVTGKSSYKRVLVNDLILDKHGSKMSKSRGNTVDPFELFDEYGADSLRWYFLYVSPPWVPTRFDIEGLKEVKSKFFRTIRNVYNFFSLYANTDGVNPREFFVEYNERPELDLWILSKYNNLIKNVENDMENYDLTKAVRNIQNFVIEDLSNWYIRRSRRRFWSTELDKDKKAVYNTTYEILVGLSKMIAPFVPFTAEELYRKLTGELSVHLDYYPKVQTGLIDEKLEEKMDLVREIVKLGRASRDGAQIKVRQPLGEILVDGKYEKMIKDLVPLIKEELNVKNVTFEKDLTKYIDYSLKPNYPVAGPKLGAKIKSFAKVLNEINPQEAVEKLDAGKKLLLELDGEEIEIEKDYVMTSTSAKEGFDMAMENNIFIILDTTLTEELLNEGYAREFISKVQQMRKNNGYEMLDNIKIYYDGNEEIEKAVNLYKDYIMKETLGVSIEKIKDDTFEKQDLNGHSTGIKLEKVL